A stretch of Macadamia integrifolia cultivar HAES 741 chromosome 7, SCU_Mint_v3, whole genome shotgun sequence DNA encodes these proteins:
- the LOC122083866 gene encoding 60S ribosomal protein L39-like, with translation MPSHKTLKIKKKLAKKMRQNRPIPHWIRMRTDNTIRYNAKRRHWRRTKLGF, from the exons atg CCGTCGCATAAAAccttgaaaataaagaagaaactcGCGAAGAAGATGAGGCAGAATAGGCCCATCCCTCATTGGATCCGCATGAGGACCGATAACACCATCAG GTACAATGCGAAACGCAGGCACTGGCGCCGCACCAAGCTAGGGTTTTAA
- the LOC122083709 gene encoding homogentisate phytyltransferase 1, chloroplastic-like, producing MGGGGTQAFSLVLPSPSYRPQEPAGGLLVEEMRFRTTHGRGVRSFQVPVSRMYNNILNRYHAKQWSRCCSQEFLAKTSIEKTEKLPTRQCRLLKKYRLSATIEKDYISRNADAGKFRTWLLQKLNAFYLFSRPHTIIGTVVGITSVSLLPVETIADLSLTFWMGLLKALIPGLLMNIYVVGVNQLFDVDIDKVNKPNLPLASGEFSMGTGVALVVLSSLMSFAMGFMFQSPPLMSALLISFLLGSAYSIELPLLRWKRNAFLAATCILIVRAIVVQLAFFMHIQKYVFGRPAVLTKSVVFATVFMCFFTAVIALFKDIPDVDGDRYFGIQSFSVSLGPERVFWLCINLLLLAYGSAVVVGASSEFLYSKLLIVLGHFTLASILWFRARSIDLTNKASITSFYMFIWKLFYAEYLLIPFVR from the exons ATGGGTGGTGGTGGTACGCAAGCTTTCTCCTTGGTTCTTCCTTCCCCAAGTTACAGACCACAAGAACCTGCAG gTGGGCTGTTGGTGGAGGAGATGAGATTCAGAACTACCCATGGAAGAG GTGTTAGGTCATTTCAAGTGCCAGTTAGTCGGATGTATAATAATATTCTGAATAGATACCATGCAAAACAGTGGTCCAGATGTTGTTCACaagaattcttagccaaaacCTCCATTGAGAAAACTGAGAAGCTTCCTACGAGGCAATGTAGATTATTGAAGAAATATCGCCTTTCTGCAACAATAGAGAAAGACTATATATCAAGGAATGCGGATGCCGGAAAATTTAGGACATGGCTTTTGCAAAAATTGAATGCATTCTACCTGTTTTCTCGTCCTCATACCATAATTGGCACA GTTGTTGGAATAACATCAGTTTCCCTTCTTCCAGTTGAAACTATTGCTGACCTATCTCTGACATTTTGGATGGGTTTACTGAag GCTTTGATACCGGGATTATTGATGAACATTTATGTGGTTGGAGTGAATCAGTTATTTGATGTTGACATTGACAAG gTCAACAAACCAAATCTTCCACTTGCTTCGGGGGAATTCTCAATGGGGACTGGAGTAGCGTTGGTTGTTTTGTCTTCCttaatg AGCTTTGCCATGGGATTCATGTTTCAGTCCCCACCACTCATGTCTGCCCTTCTCATTAGCTTTCTTCTTGGAAGTGCTTATTCCATTGAA CTTCCCTTGCTCAGATGGAAAAGAAATGCATTTCTTGCTGCAACATGTATCTTGATTGTGAGAGCTATTGTTGTCCAACTTGCTTTCTTTATGCACATCCAG AAATATGTATTTGGAAGGCCAGCAGTCCTTACAAAGTCAGTGGTATTTGCGACAGTTTTCATGTGTTTCTTTACAGCTGTTATTGCGCTGTTCAAG GACATACCTGATGTGGATGGGGATAGGTATTTTGGCATTCAGTCCTTTAGCGTCTCTTTAGGCCCAGAAAGA GTTTTCTGGCTTTGCATCAATTTGCTGCTGCTGGCATATGGCTCTGCTGTGGTGGTTGGAGCTTCTTCAGAATTCTTATATAGCAAGCTTCTTATC GTACTGGGCCACTTCACTCTCGCTTCAATTCTTTGGTTCCGTGCCCGATCTATTGATCTTACAAATAAAGCATCCATAACTTCCTTTTACATGTTCATATGGAAG CTATTTTATGCGGAATACCTTCTTATCCCGTTTGTTCGCTGA